One window of the Prochlorococcus marinus XMU1411 genome contains the following:
- a CDS encoding type II secretion system protein: MRKFFRSSLFSPKLRINKIKNLSSIQQLNSEDGFTLVELIVVVMMIGILSSIAIPQFMTAADKAKQKEATGIVAALIKAATAYQTEYGGLPSTALQLSEYAKFQKCGHSDAATTGGPVCKNATPVALANTDTSFVSSSGHYAISFQLATINGNEEFQVLANPNGTAYAANGSAVTGCYAPQVALSEVYEFTAKAATEADGKGVRTYRPCQQ; encoded by the coding sequence ATGAGAAAATTTTTCAGGTCTAGTTTATTTAGCCCAAAACTAAGAATTAATAAAATTAAAAATCTTTCTTCTATTCAGCAATTGAATTCAGAAGATGGATTTACATTAGTTGAATTAATTGTTGTCGTTATGATGATTGGAATTTTATCATCGATAGCAATTCCACAATTCATGACTGCTGCTGATAAAGCTAAACAAAAAGAGGCCACTGGAATTGTTGCGGCACTGATTAAAGCAGCTACTGCCTACCAAACTGAATATGGAGGTTTACCTTCAACTGCTCTGCAACTTTCAGAATACGCAAAATTTCAAAAATGCGGACATTCAGATGCTGCTACTACTGGTGGCCCAGTTTGCAAAAATGCAACTCCAGTTGCACTAGCTAATACTGATACTTCATTTGTCTCGTCATCTGGACATTATGCTATTTCATTTCAGTTAGCAACTATTAATGGGAACGAAGAGTTTCAAGTATTAGCGAATCCCAATGGGACTGCATATGCTGCGAATGGAAGTGCAGTAACAGGTTGTTATGCTCCGCAAGTTGCTCTTTCTGAAGTTTATGAATTCACAGCAAAAGCAGCCACAGAAGCTGATGGTAAAGGGGTTAGAACCTACCGTCCGTGTCAACAATAA
- a CDS encoding type II secretion system protein, translating to MIIKKIRKKQENGFSIANLSVALAIIGILATMLVPNFSSALEFLEVLVAEKYLLKSVRECQSDLIKNELSPQYDLQINNSGIGIFKNNKYIFSYTGNQGACINEMNTEGNRIKITKSSTGQNLNYSLIINVITGEKTYEGQLPVWLDWWEGAYSPIIPENDPLLNEYQ from the coding sequence ATGATCATAAAAAAAATTAGAAAAAAACAGGAAAATGGCTTTTCAATAGCTAATCTTTCTGTTGCTTTAGCCATTATTGGGATTCTGGCAACAATGTTGGTGCCAAATTTTTCTTCCGCGCTTGAATTTTTAGAGGTTTTGGTAGCGGAAAAATATTTATTAAAAAGCGTTAGGGAATGCCAGTCAGATTTAATAAAAAACGAATTATCTCCTCAATATGATTTGCAAATTAATAATTCTGGAATAGGAATTTTTAAAAACAACAAATATATTTTTTCTTACACAGGTAATCAAGGTGCATGTATTAATGAAATGAATACAGAGGGAAACAGAATTAAAATAACAAAATCTAGTACTGGACAAAACTTAAATTACTCATTAATAATAAATGTAATTACTGGGGAGAAAACTTATGAGGGTCAACTTCCAGTATGGCTTGATTGGTGGGAAGGAGCTTACTCACCAATTATTCCAGAAAATGATCCCTTATTAAATGAATACCAATAA
- a CDS encoding type II secretion system protein, whose product MINTNKHNKYLLNKNSKINGFSFVEFIFVITLLGITGSIIFPIFNSSQNKAKQKEATLIVNSILKAAKSNYGLYAYLPSSFGEIIKFSDLKKCNANDVDINGRLSCKNIKPTPVEKNDISFFSPSGNYKIEMSSSYIREEGSMFLVKANPNGLNYKDEGNAVIGCYSPTSGVSLVKEFSGYDKGEKDYITCGSLISQGNGVGNGVGNGIGNGVGNGIGNGVGNGVGNGIGNGIGNGIGNGVGNGIGNGIGNGVGNGIGNGIGNGVGNGVGNGVGNGVGNGVGNGVGNGVGNGVGNGVGNGVGNGVGNGVGNGIGNGVGNGIGNGVGNGVGNGIGNGIGNGIGNGVGNGVGNGVGNGVGNGVGNGIGNGIGNGIGNGTGNGNGSGSRNSQISDINEQPSLSGISENKQKFTITKTVEKFNTSNKRVNLEETNESSKLEINQDESLIPPWFR is encoded by the coding sequence TTGATAAATACAAATAAACATAATAAATACTTATTAAATAAGAACTCAAAAATTAATGGGTTTTCATTTGTAGAATTCATATTTGTTATTACTCTTCTTGGCATAACAGGATCGATAATATTCCCTATATTCAATTCGTCACAGAATAAAGCGAAACAAAAAGAAGCTACCTTAATTGTAAATTCAATTCTCAAAGCAGCAAAATCAAATTACGGCTTATATGCTTATTTACCTTCATCCTTTGGCGAAATAATTAAATTTTCAGATTTGAAAAAATGTAATGCAAATGATGTCGATATAAATGGAAGATTATCTTGCAAGAATATAAAACCAACTCCTGTAGAAAAAAATGATATAAGCTTTTTCTCGCCCTCTGGTAATTACAAAATTGAGATGTCTTCATCCTATATTAGGGAAGAGGGTTCAATGTTTCTGGTTAAAGCTAATCCAAACGGTTTAAATTACAAAGATGAAGGGAATGCCGTTATTGGTTGTTATAGTCCCACAAGTGGCGTGAGTTTAGTTAAAGAATTTTCAGGATATGATAAAGGAGAAAAGGATTATATAACTTGCGGTTCTCTTATCTCCCAAGGAAATGGGGTAGGAAATGGAGTAGGAAATGGAATAGGAAATGGAGTAGGAAATGGAATAGGAAATGGAGTAGGAAATGGAGTAGGAAATGGAATAGGAAATGGAATAGGAAATGGAATAGGAAATGGAGTAGGGAATGGAATAGGAAATGGAATAGGAAATGGAGTAGGGAATGGAATAGGAAATGGAATAGGAAATGGAGTAGGGAATGGAGTAGGAAATGGAGTAGGGAATGGAGTAGGGAATGGAGTAGGGAATGGAGTAGGGAATGGAGTAGGAAATGGAGTAGGGAATGGAGTAGGAAATGGAGTAGGAAATGGAGTAGGAAATGGAGTAGGAAATGGAATAGGAAATGGAGTAGGGAATGGAATAGGGAATGGAGTAGGAAATGGAGTAGGGAATGGAATAGGAAATGGAATAGGGAATGGAATAGGGAATGGAGTAGGAAATGGAGTAGGAAATGGAGTAGGAAATGGAGTAGGAAATGGAGTAGGGAATGGAATAGGAAATGGAATAGGGAATGGAATAGGGAATGGAACAGGAAATGGGAATGGCTCAGGCAGTAGAAATAGCCAAATATCTGATATCAATGAACAACCATCACTTTCAGGTATTAGTGAAAACAAACAAAAATTTACTATCACAAAAACCGTTGAAAAATTTAATACTTCCAATAAGAGAGTGAACTTAGAAGAAACAAACGAAAGCTCTAAACTTGAAATAAATCAAGATGAATCTCTAATACCTCCTTGGTTTAGGTAA